A stretch of Malus sylvestris chromosome 11, drMalSylv7.2, whole genome shotgun sequence DNA encodes these proteins:
- the LOC126590312 gene encoding uncharacterized protein LOC126590312: protein MSSLSKALSICWQIWNDKNASIFKNEKPFHYRSFTRIMNMVNDYFKENSGHAEKADEVAEDNLIKWQCPMSPYFKINFDGSVANFVAAGGFVGRSWENKPILVEAMNLGSMTINVVEALALREALIWARIKNLNYVIVEGDSKLVIDAVCSACDVPWNLRSIIEDIRWCATFFHDIKWRHIFREANFVADAITFVGLKRKELCIWDACIPIEANMAFLFDCNGTGCVRGSSL, encoded by the coding sequence ATGAGTAGTTTAAGTAAAGCTCTATCTATCTGCTGGCAAATTTGGAATGACAAAAATGCTAGTATTTTTAAGAATGAGAAGCCCTTTCATTATAGATCTTTTACTCGCATCATGAATATGGTTAATGATTACTTCAAGGAGAATTCAGGTCATGCAGAGAAAGCGGATGAAGTTGCTGAAGACAATTTGATTAAGTGGCAATGCCCAATGTCCccttattttaaaataaattttgatgGCTCAGTTGCAAACTTTGTGGCAGCAGGGGGATTCGTGGGTAGAAGTTGGGAGAACAAACCTATCCTAGTGGAGGCAATGAACCTGGGTTCTATGACCATCAATGTTGTCGAGGCTCTAGCTTTACGGGAAGCGTTGATCTGGGCTAGGATTAAGAACTTGAATTATGTGATTGTGGAGGGTGACTCAAAGTTAGTCATTGATGCAGTCTGTAGTGCTTGTGATGTGCCTTGGAACTTAAGATCCATCATTGAAGACATAAGATGGTGTGCTACATTTTTCCATGATATCAAATGGAGGCATATCTTTAGGGAAGCAAATTTTGTTGCGGATGCCATAACGTTTGTTGGGCTTAAGAGAAAAGAGCTCTGTATTTGGGATGCTTGCATCCCAATAGAAGCTAATATGGCCTTTCTTTTCGATTGTAATGGCACTGGTTGTGTAAGGGGTTCTTCTCTTTAA
- the LOC126590078 gene encoding uncharacterized protein LOC126590078 gives MDGHDQLLTDVLTDLSTLQHHHQAELRREEENVEKKCGNHGGVCAICLDEIVLQETALVKGCEHAYCATCILRWVTYSQKPTCPQCKHPFEFLNVHRSLDGSIQDYMFEESVCLLLRAKWFEPLVVVEREEVYEGHEDYYYYPYEDEEDDDLDDAYFSSSSVIRIGNRRWGDNGYVRGGRQEARPVHRSSTQDSGASSSREPRKKEAAVDKTGRRAKRALKREAADKAAAAKHQQHLARLGRK, from the exons ATGGACGGTCATGATCAGCTACTCACCGACGTTCTTACCGATTTATCCACCCTGCAACATCACCATCAA gCGGAATTGCGGAGGGAAGAGGAAAATGTTGAAAAGAAATGTGGGAATCATGGTGGGGTGTGTGCAATATGCTTGGATGAGATTGTGCTTCAAGAAACTGCTCTGGTAAAAGGTTGCGAGCATGCCTACTG TGCAACCTGTATTCTTCGTTGGGTGACATACAGCCAAAAACCCACCTGCCCTCAGTGTAAACATCCTTTTGAATTCCTGAATGTCCATCGTTCCCTTGATGGCAG CATACAAGATTACATGTTCGAGGAGAGTGTGTGCCTACTCCTTAGAGCCAAATGGTTTGAGCCGTTAGTTGTGGTGGAGCGTGAAGAGGTGTATGAAGGCCATgaggattattattattatcccTACGAGGATGAAGAGGATGATGATCTAGATGACGCTTACTTCAGCAGTTCATCGGTTATCCGGATTGGTAATCGAAGATGGGGTGATAATGGATATGTGAGGGGTGGGCGTCAAGAAGCAAGGCCTGTTCACAGATCAAGTACCCAGGATTCGGGTGCTAGTTCGTCTCGTGAGCCTAGGAAGAAAGAGGCTGCAGTGGATAAGACCGGGAGGCGTGCAAAGCGGGCACTCAAACGGGAAGCGGCTGATAAGGCAGCTGCAGCAAAACATCAGCAGCATTTGGCAAGGTTGGGCCGGAAGTaa